A single genomic interval of uncultured Pseudodesulfovibrio sp. harbors:
- a CDS encoding DUF362 domain-containing protein — MPSDVYFWNLRASMKAPFAKRMRSLLKAAKADKVINNGDLAAVKIHFGEEGTTGFLRPLWVKPILDFISEAGGKPFLTDASTLYVGQRGEAVSHSLCAAKHGWDPLVLGAPVIIADGLRGEFEQAVPVGGKHIDEAYIAGGIAEADFLVSVNHFKGHELAGYGGALKNIGMGSASKKGKMQQHFSTGPIISEDNCVGCESCIKVCEAGALSINEDTGKVSLNPEKCVGCGGCFVACCHDGLQVDWKIGVQEFLERMMEYCAGVAKTKDKPCLHVNFVMDVVPDCDCVGFTDAPICPDIGVLVSFDPVAVDQASMDLVNDAPPLYPSQLPFGVAPGQNKFAAIHTHVPEQMGLDYAEELGLGTREYNLINM; from the coding sequence CTGCTCAAAGCTGCCAAGGCGGACAAAGTCATCAATAACGGAGACCTTGCCGCAGTCAAGATCCACTTCGGCGAGGAAGGGACCACCGGCTTCCTGCGCCCGCTGTGGGTGAAGCCGATCCTCGACTTCATCTCAGAGGCCGGTGGCAAACCGTTTCTCACGGACGCCTCCACCCTCTATGTCGGGCAACGCGGCGAAGCGGTCTCCCACTCGCTCTGCGCGGCCAAGCACGGCTGGGACCCGCTCGTACTCGGTGCGCCGGTCATCATCGCGGACGGACTCCGGGGCGAATTCGAACAGGCTGTCCCGGTCGGCGGAAAGCACATTGACGAAGCATATATCGCGGGCGGCATTGCCGAAGCGGACTTCCTTGTCTCGGTCAACCATTTCAAGGGACACGAACTGGCCGGATACGGCGGTGCGCTCAAGAATATCGGCATGGGCAGCGCCAGCAAGAAAGGCAAGATGCAGCAGCATTTCTCCACCGGCCCCATTATCAGCGAAGATAATTGCGTGGGCTGCGAATCCTGCATCAAGGTATGTGAAGCCGGAGCGCTTTCCATCAACGAAGACACCGGAAAAGTCTCCCTGAACCCGGAAAAATGCGTGGGCTGCGGCGGCTGTTTCGTGGCCTGCTGCCATGACGGCCTCCAAGTCGACTGGAAGATCGGCGTGCAGGAATTCCTCGAACGGATGATGGAATACTGTGCGGGCGTGGCCAAGACCAAGGACAAGCCCTGCCTGCATGTCAATTTCGTCATGGATGTGGTGCCGGACTGTGACTGCGTCGGCTTCACGGACGCCCCGATCTGCCCGGACATCGGCGTACTCGTCAGCTTTGACCCCGTGGCCGTGGATCAGGCGTCCATGGACCTCGTCAACGACGCCCCGCCGCTCTACCCGAGCCAGTTGCCCTTTGGCGTCGCTCCCGGACAGAACAAGTTCGCCGCGATTCACACCCATGTCCCGGAACAGATGGGGCTGGACTACGCCGAAGAACTCGGACTGGGAACACGGGAATACAACCTGATCAACATGTAG
- the asnB gene encoding asparagine synthase (glutamine-hydrolyzing) produces the protein MFRDMCGITGFINPDMIGDAKGAKSLCRRMADTLAHRGPDASGISADPAVGLGFGHRRLSILDLSEAGAQPMHSLDGRFTLIHNGEIYNFPELRTALEAEGGPFLPWRGHSDTEVMLAAFQTWGVEEALTRFVGMFAFALWDRDQRELHLARDRMGEKPLYYGRAGNALIFGSELKALRAFPGFDAQPDMEAVALYLRFQYVPEPRSIYRNAFKLAPGHLLTVRADSPTDFAPRPYWSLRDVVNNAAANPFTGSEAEAETGLESLLRETVRGQMLSDVPLGALLSGGIDSSLVTALMQAESTRPVKSFTIGFSDKAYDESDDAKKVADHLGTDHTELFVTPDHVLDLIEKLPELYDEPFADSSQLPTFLVAQLTRQHVTVCLTGDGGDETFAGYNRHFWAPAIWDKVGSIPPGLRSMAAGGARLLSPRAYDTIFNTAGSLLPESARVRTPGFKIHKLASVLSSQSREELYKRLCSAWPEPSALLNSGLEPLSPIDRRETWPHVSDYTRWMQYLDSVTYLPGDILHKVDRATMGVSLESRTPYLDHRVIEFAWRLPLSMLLKGREGKRILRRILYRHVPRELVERPKMGFGIPIDNWLRGPLKQWAQDLLAPDRLRKQGLFAPDPITKQLSDHLSGKRDNQHRLWNILMFQSWADKWL, from the coding sequence ATGTTCAGGGATATGTGCGGAATAACCGGATTCATCAATCCCGACATGATCGGCGATGCGAAAGGGGCAAAATCCCTGTGCCGCCGCATGGCCGACACGCTGGCCCATCGCGGACCGGACGCCTCCGGCATCTCCGCAGACCCCGCCGTCGGACTGGGATTCGGGCATCGCCGCCTGTCCATCCTCGACCTTTCCGAGGCCGGGGCACAGCCCATGCACAGCTTGGACGGCCGGTTCACGCTCATCCACAACGGCGAGATATACAACTTCCCTGAACTTCGCACCGCGCTTGAGGCCGAGGGCGGCCCCTTCCTGCCGTGGCGCGGGCACTCCGACACCGAGGTCATGCTCGCCGCGTTCCAGACATGGGGCGTGGAAGAAGCCCTCACCCGGTTCGTCGGCATGTTCGCGTTCGCACTGTGGGATCGGGACCAGAGGGAACTGCACCTCGCGCGCGACAGGATGGGCGAAAAACCGCTTTATTACGGCCGCGCCGGAAACGCGCTGATATTCGGCTCCGAACTCAAGGCGCTCCGGGCCTTTCCCGGTTTCGACGCACAGCCGGACATGGAGGCGGTCGCGCTCTACCTGCGATTCCAGTATGTGCCGGAACCGCGCTCCATCTACCGAAACGCTTTCAAGCTCGCCCCGGGACACCTGCTGACCGTGCGGGCCGATTCGCCCACCGACTTCGCGCCCAGACCGTATTGGTCACTGCGGGACGTGGTGAACAACGCGGCGGCAAATCCGTTTACAGGCAGTGAGGCCGAAGCCGAAACCGGGCTGGAATCCCTGCTGAGAGAAACCGTCCGCGGCCAGATGCTTTCGGACGTGCCGCTCGGCGCGCTCCTGTCCGGCGGCATCGATTCCTCGCTCGTCACCGCGCTCATGCAGGCCGAATCCACGCGTCCGGTAAAGAGCTTCACCATCGGCTTTTCCGACAAGGCGTACGACGAATCCGACGACGCGAAAAAAGTGGCCGACCATCTCGGCACGGACCATACCGAACTGTTCGTCACCCCGGACCACGTCCTCGATCTCATCGAAAAGCTGCCCGAACTCTATGACGAACCCTTTGCGGATTCCTCGCAACTGCCCACATTTCTCGTGGCGCAACTGACCCGGCAGCACGTCACCGTCTGCCTGACCGGAGACGGCGGCGACGAGACCTTCGCCGGATACAACCGCCACTTCTGGGCACCCGCCATCTGGGACAAAGTCGGCAGCATTCCGCCGGGACTCCGCTCCATGGCCGCTGGCGGGGCACGTCTTCTGTCCCCCCGCGCGTACGACACGATTTTCAACACGGCAGGCAGCCTGCTGCCGGAATCGGCACGGGTCCGCACCCCGGGCTTCAAAATTCACAAGCTCGCGAGCGTCCTTTCATCGCAGTCCAGAGAGGAACTCTACAAGCGGCTCTGCTCGGCATGGCCGGAACCGTCCGCGCTCCTGAATTCGGGGCTGGAACCGCTCTCGCCCATCGACCGCAGGGAAACATGGCCGCACGTCAGCGACTATACCCGGTGGATGCAATATCTGGACTCCGTGACCTATCTTCCCGGAGACATCCTGCACAAGGTAGACAGGGCCACCATGGGCGTCTCGCTCGAATCGCGCACGCCCTACCTCGACCACCGCGTCATCGAATTCGCATGGCGGCTGCCGCTCTCCATGCTGCTGAAAGGCCGCGAGGGCAAACGCATCCTTCGGCGGATTCTCTACCGGCACGTCCCGCGGGAACTGGTGGAACGCCCGAAAATGGGCTTCGGCATCCCCATCGACAATTGGCTGCGCGGTCCGCTCAAACAGTGGGCGCAGGATTTGCTCGCCCCGGACCGCCTCCGCAAACAGGGACTGTTCGCCCCCGATCCGATCACGAAACAACTGAGCGACCATCTCAGCGGGAAACGCGACAACCAGCACCGGCTCTGGAATATTCTCATGTTCCAGTCATGGGCCGACAAATGGCTGTAA
- a CDS encoding isochorismatase family cysteine hydrolase — translation MFSHLDTYTRPEPQNSALVTIDLQNDFCLPGAPAEGEGALKAAEQAALAVNLYRELGLPIFHVIRLYSLEQGAETVDVCRREAVEAGTPLLAPDSDGAQPVKSLLPEGVRLAPARLFSGEPQIISNNECILYKPRWGCFHETRLHDLLQQRSITTLAVTGTWFSNCVRTTIYEATARDYRVVALRDAIAGIYPRGEEDIRKIKCGVCSCDEWAEILTQN, via the coding sequence ATGTTTTCCCATCTCGATACGTATACCCGTCCCGAGCCGCAAAACAGTGCACTCGTCACCATTGACCTGCAAAACGACTTCTGCCTTCCCGGTGCCCCTGCCGAAGGAGAAGGCGCGCTCAAAGCTGCCGAGCAGGCCGCACTCGCGGTCAATCTCTACCGCGAACTCGGATTGCCTATTTTTCATGTCATCCGGCTGTATTCATTGGAACAGGGAGCCGAAACAGTGGACGTTTGCCGCAGGGAAGCCGTTGAAGCAGGCACGCCCCTTCTTGCTCCGGACTCTGACGGTGCACAGCCTGTAAAGAGCCTGCTGCCGGAAGGTGTCCGACTCGCCCCGGCCCGATTGTTCAGCGGAGAGCCGCAAATCATCTCGAACAACGAATGCATCCTCTACAAGCCGCGCTGGGGATGCTTTCACGAAACCCGTCTGCATGACCTGCTGCAACAACGCTCCATCACGACACTCGCCGTCACGGGCACATGGTTCAGCAACTGCGTCCGCACCACCATCTACGAAGCCACGGCGCGCGACTACCGGGTCGTGGCCCTGCGGGACGCCATTGCCGGGATATATCCACGCGGCGAAGAAGACATCCGCAAGATCAAATGCGGCGTGTGTTCTTGTGATGAATGGGCAGAAATCTTGACGCAGAATTAA
- a CDS encoding glutamine synthetase family protein: protein MSIPVFNCKNADDVMRAVKDYDVSFIQYWFLDILGTLKSFQITPNELEASFEEGMGFDGSSILGFCRIDESDMVAMPDPTTFQICSWRPAEKPVARMFCDVVSPDGTPFEADSRYVLKKVMGEAAEKGYTFYVGPELEFFLFADDQDTEVLDAGGYFDAPPLDLGNNIRRDIIFALDAMGIQVEYSHHEVAPSQHEIDLRYQEGMKMADTAMTYRVVVKETARKHGCYATFMPKPIFGENGSGMHVHQSLFKNGRNVFYDANDEYHLSPEGKSYIAGILKHAPEFVAVTNQWVNSYKRLVPGYEAPVYIAWARRNRSALVRVPMYKPGKENATRMELRCPDPAANPYLCFAVQLAAGLRGMEEGYELAEPVEDDIFSMNERALKRNKIKALPGSLYEATMNLKKSKFMKDVLGEHLHTALVENKIAEWDDYRTQVTEYELDRYLPIL from the coding sequence ATGAGCATCCCTGTCTTCAACTGCAAGAATGCCGACGATGTAATGCGGGCGGTCAAGGACTATGACGTCAGCTTCATCCAGTACTGGTTCCTGGATATTCTGGGAACACTGAAAAGTTTCCAGATTACCCCCAACGAACTCGAGGCATCCTTTGAGGAAGGCATGGGCTTTGACGGCTCTTCCATTCTCGGTTTCTGCCGCATCGATGAATCCGACATGGTCGCCATGCCCGATCCCACCACCTTTCAGATCTGCTCGTGGCGGCCTGCCGAAAAGCCTGTTGCCCGCATGTTCTGTGACGTGGTCAGCCCGGACGGAACGCCGTTCGAGGCCGATTCCCGCTATGTCCTGAAAAAGGTCATGGGTGAGGCCGCCGAAAAGGGCTACACCTTCTATGTCGGTCCCGAGTTGGAGTTCTTCCTGTTCGCGGACGATCAGGATACCGAAGTCCTTGACGCGGGTGGCTACTTTGACGCTCCGCCGCTCGATCTCGGCAACAACATCCGTCGCGACATCATTTTCGCCCTCGACGCAATGGGCATTCAGGTGGAATATTCCCACCACGAGGTCGCCCCGTCCCAGCACGAGATCGACCTGCGCTATCAGGAAGGCATGAAAATGGCTGACACCGCCATGACCTACCGTGTGGTGGTCAAGGAAACGGCCCGCAAGCACGGTTGCTACGCGACCTTCATGCCCAAGCCCATTTTCGGGGAAAACGGCTCCGGCATGCACGTTCATCAGTCGCTCTTCAAGAATGGCCGGAACGTGTTTTACGATGCAAACGACGAATACCATCTGTCCCCGGAAGGCAAGTCCTACATTGCGGGCATCCTGAAGCACGCACCCGAGTTCGTGGCCGTCACGAACCAGTGGGTCAACTCCTACAAGCGTTTGGTTCCCGGTTACGAGGCCCCGGTCTACATCGCGTGGGCACGGCGCAACCGCTCCGCTCTGGTCCGCGTGCCCATGTACAAACCGGGCAAGGAGAACGCCACCCGCATGGAACTGCGCTGCCCGGACCCGGCTGCCAACCCGTATCTCTGCTTTGCGGTCCAGTTGGCCGCAGGGCTCAGGGGCATGGAAGAAGGGTACGAACTCGCCGAACCGGTCGAGGACGATATCTTCTCCATGAACGAGCGTGCCCTCAAGCGTAACAAGATCAAGGCGCTGCCCGGTTCCCTGTACGAGGCAACCATGAATCTCAAGAAGTCCAAGTTCATGAAAGACGTGCTCGGCGAACATCTGCACACCGCATTGGTGGAGAACAAGATCGCCGAATGGGACGACTACCGTACCCAGGTCACCGAGTATGAACTCGACAGATATCTGCCCATCCTTTAG
- a CDS encoding radical SAM protein translates to MTYPELYESGVLQRRIEQGIAALGECRLCPRRCGANRREDEVGFCGVGRHSVVASFNPHFGEEQPLVGTHGSGTIFFAGCNLGCRFCQNHDISHNPGAGLKAEPEELAGVMLKLQEQGCHNINFVTPSHVAVQILEALPIAIEHGLRVPLVYNTSSYDSLEVLRLLDGVVDIYMPDVKIWDVENAKRYLRAKDYPECARAAVTEMHRQVGDLIIDADGVAQRGLLVRHLVMPEDIVGTGEWMAFLAGLSKRTYVNIMDQYRPCFHAADYPEINRMISADELSAARVEAEKCGLTRLDARSERFFHRLFRKSH, encoded by the coding sequence ATGACGTATCCGGAATTGTACGAATCCGGCGTGTTGCAGCGCCGGATCGAACAAGGAATTGCCGCGCTCGGTGAATGCCGTCTGTGCCCGCGTCGGTGCGGGGCGAATCGTCGCGAGGACGAAGTCGGCTTTTGCGGCGTGGGTCGCCACAGCGTGGTGGCGAGCTTCAACCCGCATTTCGGTGAGGAGCAGCCGCTTGTCGGGACGCACGGTTCCGGGACGATCTTTTTTGCCGGATGCAACCTCGGCTGCCGGTTCTGCCAGAATCACGACATCAGCCATAACCCCGGAGCGGGCCTCAAGGCCGAGCCAGAGGAGCTTGCCGGGGTGATGCTCAAGCTTCAGGAGCAGGGGTGCCACAACATTAATTTCGTCACGCCGAGCCATGTGGCGGTTCAGATTCTCGAAGCCCTGCCCATCGCCATTGAACACGGCTTGCGGGTGCCGCTGGTTTACAATACGAGTTCCTATGATTCCCTTGAGGTCCTGCGGCTGCTCGACGGGGTGGTGGATATCTACATGCCGGATGTGAAAATCTGGGATGTGGAAAACGCCAAGCGGTATCTCCGGGCCAAGGATTACCCGGAGTGTGCGCGGGCGGCGGTTACGGAAATGCATCGGCAGGTGGGCGACCTGATCATTGACGCGGACGGCGTGGCGCAGCGGGGGCTGCTGGTCCGACATCTGGTCATGCCGGAAGATATCGTGGGGACCGGCGAATGGATGGCGTTTCTGGCCGGACTGTCAAAACGGACGTACGTCAACATCATGGACCAGTATCGTCCCTGTTTTCATGCGGCAGATTATCCGGAAATCAATCGCATGATCTCGGCTGATGAATTGAGCGCCGCCCGTGTGGAAGCGGAAAAGTGCGGATTGACCCGTCTGGATGCGCGTAGCGAGCGTTTTTTTCATCGATTATTCAGGAAATCACATTAA
- a CDS encoding universal stress protein, whose protein sequence is MNVSRILLPVDGSPFSDAAADMAIELAGNYNVPIVLLHVRKPVPTGLGQPNAEELLEYLTAGAEAVMDHYRKRLENAKIEFADLVIGGEIAEVIANVCDVEKCDLIVIGSKGKSDLEGLILGSVTHKVLHTTSCPVLVVK, encoded by the coding sequence ATGAACGTTTCCAGAATCCTGCTGCCCGTTGACGGGTCCCCTTTTTCCGATGCTGCTGCTGATATGGCCATTGAACTTGCCGGGAATTACAACGTTCCCATCGTTCTTCTGCACGTCCGCAAGCCCGTGCCTACCGGGCTGGGACAACCCAATGCCGAGGAGCTGCTCGAATACCTGACCGCAGGTGCCGAAGCCGTCATGGATCACTACCGCAAGCGTCTTGAAAACGCCAAGATCGAGTTTGCCGATCTCGTTATCGGCGGTGAAATCGCTGAAGTCATCGCGAACGTTTGCGACGTGGAAAAGTGTGACCTTATCGTCATCGGTTCCAAGGGCAAGTCCGACCTCGAAGGGCTTATCCTCGGCTCCGTCACGCACAAGGTGCTGCATACGACTTCCTGTCCCGTACTGGTCGTGAAGTAG
- a CDS encoding sugar transferase produces the protein MKRLFDLFITVSALLVLWPVMLLVALLVRTRFGSPVLFRQTRPGLHGELFEIIKFRTMRDAVDRDGKPLPDCDRLTPFGRFLRSTSLDELPELWNVLKGEMSLVGPRPLLVQYLDRYTPRQARRHEVRPGITGWAQVNGRNAISWEDKFELDVWYIDNQSVILDLKILWLTVGSVFRREDVCQPGHATTEEFMGSKDE, from the coding sequence ATGAAGCGACTGTTCGACCTGTTCATAACCGTTTCGGCCTTACTTGTGCTGTGGCCCGTGATGTTGCTGGTCGCACTTCTGGTGCGAACCCGGTTCGGCAGTCCCGTGCTGTTTCGGCAGACCCGTCCCGGCTTGCACGGTGAGCTGTTTGAAATCATCAAGTTCCGAACCATGCGCGACGCTGTGGACCGTGACGGAAAACCGCTCCCGGATTGCGATCGGCTGACCCCCTTCGGGCGGTTCCTGCGCTCCACTTCACTCGACGAACTGCCCGAACTCTGGAACGTGCTGAAAGGGGAGATGTCCCTTGTGGGTCCCCGTCCGCTGCTTGTGCAGTACCTTGATCGTTACACCCCTCGCCAGGCCCGCCGCCATGAAGTCCGGCCCGGAATTACGGGCTGGGCGCAGGTCAATGGACGCAATGCCATTTCATGGGAAGACAAATTCGAACTTGATGTCTGGTATATAGACAATCAATCGGTTATACTGGACCTGAAAATCCTCTGGCTGACCGTCGGTTCCGTGTTTCGGCGGGAAGATGTCTGTCAGCCGGGGCATGCCACGACAGAAGAGTTCATGGGGAGTAAAGACGAATAA
- a CDS encoding glycosyltransferase family 4 protein: MKIAVIGGYAPSLINFRGPLLRRLVSLGHEVHALAPAHVPDISPQLEEMGVEYSMFPLIRRGMNPFSDIGTLLHLKQVLYRIRPDVVLSYTFKPVVYGSLAARMAWVGEKKRVYSMVTGLGYAFTENKGFKRRMLFNIAKGMYRAGLKSCDGVMFQNPDDLAFFQKLDVLSDHTKTTVVNGSGVDLEHYAVAPLPEKPVFLCLSRLLKSKGVAEYAQAALRLKERYPDVSFRLIGPREEGTDTISPEAVNEWRSRGLEIGPAVEDVRPEMAQASVYVLPSYREGTPRSVLEAMSMGRPVITTDVPGCRETVVDGENGCLVGLRDVDGLADAMERFIADPGLAKTMGAAGRRLAEEKFDVNKVNDAILSFMGIE; this comes from the coding sequence ATGAAAATAGCCGTTATCGGCGGATACGCTCCGTCGCTCATAAATTTTCGGGGACCGCTGCTCAGGCGGTTGGTTTCCCTCGGGCATGAGGTGCATGCCCTTGCCCCGGCGCATGTGCCGGACATTTCGCCGCAACTGGAGGAGATGGGGGTGGAGTACTCCATGTTTCCGCTCATTCGGCGTGGGATGAATCCGTTTTCCGACATCGGGACGTTGTTGCACCTGAAACAGGTGCTGTACCGCATCCGCCCGGACGTGGTACTTTCCTACACGTTCAAGCCCGTGGTGTACGGTTCCCTTGCCGCGCGCATGGCGTGGGTCGGGGAGAAGAAGCGCGTCTATTCCATGGTGACGGGGCTGGGCTACGCTTTCACCGAGAACAAGGGGTTCAAGCGGCGCATGTTGTTCAACATCGCAAAGGGCATGTACCGGGCAGGGCTGAAATCCTGTGACGGCGTGATGTTTCAGAACCCGGACGATCTCGCATTTTTCCAAAAGCTGGACGTGCTGTCCGATCATACGAAAACGACCGTGGTGAACGGGTCGGGTGTCGATCTGGAGCACTACGCCGTGGCACCGTTGCCGGAAAAGCCGGTTTTTCTGTGTTTGTCCCGGTTGCTGAAATCCAAGGGCGTTGCCGAGTACGCACAGGCCGCGCTACGATTGAAGGAGCGGTATCCGGACGTGTCGTTTCGGCTGATTGGTCCCCGCGAGGAAGGGACGGACACCATTTCTCCCGAGGCTGTGAACGAATGGCGCAGCCGCGGGCTGGAAATCGGGCCTGCTGTCGAGGACGTGCGCCCGGAAATGGCGCAGGCGTCCGTCTACGTCCTGCCCAGTTACCGTGAAGGCACACCGCGCTCGGTCCTTGAGGCCATGAGCATGGGGCGGCCGGTGATAACGACGGATGTCCCGGGTTGCCGCGAGACCGTTGTTGACGGTGAAAACGGCTGTCTGGTCGGGCTCAGGGATGTGGACGGGCTTGCCGATGCCATGGAACGGTTCATTGCCGATCCGGGGCTTGCCAAAACCATGGGGGCGGCTGGCCGCAGGCTTGCCGAGGAAAAATTTGACGTGAACAAAGTCAACGACGCCATCCTGTCGTTCATGGGGATCGAATGA
- a CDS encoding LysR family transcriptional regulator codes for MELYQLRTLVAVAEEGNFTRAGKRVHATQPAVSAHIKALEAELGVQLFHRTPRGVELTDAGGELINDAIKILSAAEKLRARALTLQDQVSGQIALGLCADTPFLHITEILARMADRFPKLNLKLSQTPSGVVLSKIHNKEYDAGFVFSGNPYSDLDSIKLAEPEYSVIGAAKWKDVLADPTPEKLSEFTWLMPTSDCPFRELQLKIFQEHSINPAQTIGANSEEIMRPLVVEGKALALMRDDEVEDLLKSGKCAICPSLGRHPVELNFIYRKSQAEDPAIAALIEMVRDIWGV; via the coding sequence ATGGAACTTTATCAGCTCAGAACCCTTGTCGCCGTAGCCGAGGAAGGCAATTTCACCCGGGCGGGCAAACGCGTTCACGCGACCCAGCCCGCTGTTTCCGCACACATCAAGGCGCTTGAGGCGGAACTCGGCGTCCAGCTATTTCACCGCACACCGCGCGGCGTCGAACTCACGGACGCCGGAGGCGAACTCATAAACGACGCCATCAAGATTCTTTCCGCCGCCGAAAAACTCCGCGCCCGCGCCCTCACGCTTCAGGATCAGGTCTCGGGCCAGATAGCCCTCGGCCTGTGCGCGGACACGCCGTTCCTGCACATCACGGAAATCCTCGCCCGCATGGCAGATCGCTTCCCCAAGCTCAACCTGAAGCTCTCGCAAACCCCTTCCGGCGTGGTGCTCTCCAAGATTCACAACAAGGAATACGACGCAGGATTCGTCTTTTCCGGTAATCCCTACAGCGACCTTGACTCCATCAAGCTCGCCGAACCGGAATATTCCGTCATCGGTGCGGCCAAATGGAAAGACGTTCTCGCCGACCCGACACCGGAAAAACTGTCCGAGTTCACATGGCTCATGCCCACCTCGGACTGTCCTTTCCGGGAGCTGCAACTCAAGATTTTTCAGGAGCACTCCATCAACCCGGCCCAGACCATCGGTGCCAACTCCGAGGAAATCATGCGGCCTCTGGTGGTGGAAGGAAAGGCGCTCGCCTTGATGCGTGACGACGAGGTCGAAGACCTCCTCAAATCCGGCAAATGCGCCATCTGCCCATCGCTGGGCAGGCACCCCGTCGAACTGAATTTCATTTACCGCAAATCACAGGCCGAAGACCCCGCCATCGCCGCACTCATCGAAATGGTCCGCGACATCTGGGGTGTATGA
- a CDS encoding FUSC family protein, with translation MALQHIKPTREHLRHGIKVGLACVLSLIVSGSIGVPYAYWAVITTVIVMQMHVADSIRMSFYRFSGTAIGAFIGIVAILIFPPTQPYTALAVFLTTGLCAYLTRYNARYRMAAITVAIVFLTSMGEENRISFTLFRVLEIGIGVVCAFTVSVLVWPSRIGDNLRQRLQEQCEQAALHYEHLMDSFLARQQKVDPDMFFELARAMQENRALFLKVVSHERRFYRTDVRLLSLQINGLAMTLERMQSMPRLLNEVEGEGFDIIMAPELEELTRTTCEALRALGAGVPYDNKALAAAVVAAEERLTQIRKEGATRRFDVRRLLQVFGFINTSQHIGEFLLDVLNRPEYPTGNGNGQKDGFTGKT, from the coding sequence ATGGCATTACAACACATAAAACCAACCCGGGAACATCTACGCCACGGCATCAAGGTCGGGCTGGCCTGCGTTCTGTCACTCATCGTGTCCGGCTCCATCGGGGTTCCCTATGCCTACTGGGCGGTCATCACCACGGTGATCGTCATGCAGATGCATGTGGCGGATTCCATCCGCATGAGCTTCTACCGCTTTTCCGGGACGGCCATCGGCGCATTCATCGGCATTGTCGCCATTCTGATTTTTCCACCCACCCAGCCGTACACGGCGCTTGCCGTTTTCCTGACCACGGGCCTGTGCGCCTACCTGACCAGATACAATGCCCGGTACCGCATGGCCGCCATAACCGTGGCGATCGTTTTTCTGACCAGCATGGGAGAGGAAAACCGCATCTCCTTCACGCTCTTCCGGGTGCTGGAAATCGGCATCGGGGTTGTCTGCGCCTTCACGGTTTCCGTACTGGTCTGGCCGTCACGCATCGGCGACAACCTGCGCCAACGATTGCAGGAACAATGTGAACAGGCCGCACTTCATTATGAACATCTGATGGACAGCTTTCTGGCGCGACAGCAGAAGGTCGACCCCGACATGTTTTTCGAGCTTGCCCGCGCAATGCAGGAAAACCGGGCGCTTTTCCTGAAAGTGGTATCCCATGAACGCCGTTTCTATAGGACGGACGTACGCCTTCTCTCGTTGCAGATAAACGGACTCGCCATGACACTGGAACGCATGCAGTCCATGCCCCGGCTGCTCAATGAAGTGGAAGGTGAAGGTTTTGACATCATCATGGCCCCTGAACTGGAAGAACTGACCCGCACCACCTGCGAAGCCCTTCGTGCGCTCGGGGCCGGTGTCCCATACGACAACAAGGCGTTGGCCGCGGCGGTCGTCGCGGCGGAAGAACGGCTGACACAGATCAGGAAGGAAGGCGCCACCCGGCGCTTCGACGTGCGCCGCCTGCTTCAGGTTTTCGGATTCATCAATACGTCCCAGCACATCGGTGAATTCCTGCTCGACGTCCTGAACAGGCCGGAATATCCAACAGGCAACGGAAACGGGCAGAAGGACGGCTTCACCGGAAAGACCTGA
- a CDS encoding OmpH family outer membrane protein — protein MKRIIALLGTALLGLTLLVGCNQQTNQITIGVVDEAAAFKDNQAAAAAMAYLQEIGAPLQKKAEAAYKAMQADQNEETVGAYKAAMGELQNTMNGEQQRIVALIDAKFNEVLDTYREEKGLTVILSKESVISSAPTVDITADIVSAMNAIELDLAPKTPKAEAPAKPEEKKDDAKTE, from the coding sequence ATGAAACGGATCATCGCCCTGCTGGGCACCGCCCTGTTGGGCCTCACTCTTCTCGTCGGTTGCAACCAACAGACGAACCAGATCACTATCGGCGTCGTGGACGAAGCCGCCGCATTCAAGGACAATCAGGCCGCAGCAGCCGCCATGGCCTACCTCCAGGAAATCGGCGCACCGCTCCAGAAGAAAGCCGAAGCCGCATACAAGGCCATGCAGGCAGACCAGAATGAAGAAACCGTGGGTGCCTACAAGGCTGCCATGGGTGAACTGCAAAACACCATGAACGGTGAGCAGCAGCGCATTGTGGCTCTGATTGACGCCAAGTTCAACGAAGTGCTCGACACCTACCGCGAGGAAAAGGGACTGACCGTCATCCTGAGCAAGGAATCCGTCATCTCTTCCGCCCCCACCGTTGACATCACGGCCGACATCGTCAGCGCCATGAATGCAATCGAACTGGATCTGGCACCCAAGACTCCCAAGGCCGAAGCTCCTGCCAAGCCCGAAGAGAAAAAAGACGACGCCAAAACGGAATAG